Proteins encoded together in one Scheffersomyces stipitis CBS 6054 chromosome 5, complete sequence window:
- a CDS encoding predicted protein, protein MKFVLYMLYFLKINLLQIIVHGQRSHSITLQHIDSSIFEATRCTPETEEFADRAFVVNITDIPVI, encoded by the coding sequence ATGAAGTTCGTGCTATACATGCTCTACTTTCTCAAGATTAATCTACTTCAGATCATAGTACACGGCCAGAGAAGCCACTCGATTACACTACAACACATAGACAGCTCGATTTTCGAGGCTACAAGATGTACTCCAGAAACAGAGGAATTTGCTGACAGAGCGTTTGTAGTCAATATCACCGATATTCCAGTGATATGA